The proteins below are encoded in one region of Winogradskyella helgolandensis:
- a CDS encoding glycoside hydrolase family protein: MKTNHRTQVNKGLFLSLTFLLFTASGMLHAQNTWTIASQEDWQANIATKSNLEITNGKVIPTEKEAVFQSAMKKFTKKRAAKSITFSQSPEWLNWEQIPTAAPANLGDAPVALQLGDGNYWMFGKYDTRKNNKRPNDFKSKDTILKGYDVVLKTTHLKNQFDAPSGLKKSLKGYHAWHSIDMKNWVHYGPISDMSSRWVTSAEYIDGKFYFYYDFPNDQDPHLLIDENLTDGLVGKKMGMAFKDPSDGSDCAVIRDLDGNFHIIAEDWSPIDASTHAWDSPLATHAVSKDGFNDFKILNPPVDERTKPTGKFAEYAHPHWFKEDPDNYPGKASPVDIPRQRIKKGDVVSFGKYEIHEPEQNSFGDWASISIGGQYYLFADYDPAGKTGGKHMSVAWFTSDDINKQFEFCGNIGQGHPDPDIMFAEGKYYLLTQTRNDYVSTGPWVETVEVRMGVDTTNDGLVNEWSDWQVVKEQYDYIKGFSKQVEKTPAQLNFSDLPKGYGFQFEVKMMDTTENESKPILDKVVVSFKK, from the coding sequence ATGAAAACAAACCATAGAACACAAGTAAATAAAGGCTTATTTCTGTCACTTACATTTTTATTATTTACAGCAAGCGGAATGCTACACGCACAAAATACTTGGACTATTGCGTCTCAAGAAGACTGGCAAGCGAATATAGCTACAAAATCAAATTTGGAAATCACCAATGGAAAAGTAATTCCTACTGAAAAGGAAGCCGTATTCCAAAGCGCCATGAAAAAGTTCACAAAAAAAAGAGCTGCAAAATCCATTACGTTTTCTCAATCACCAGAATGGTTAAATTGGGAACAAATCCCTACTGCAGCACCAGCAAATTTAGGTGATGCGCCTGTAGCATTACAGCTAGGAGATGGAAATTACTGGATGTTTGGTAAATATGATACTCGAAAGAATAATAAACGACCGAATGATTTTAAAAGTAAGGATACCATCTTAAAAGGTTATGATGTGGTGTTAAAAACAACACATCTTAAAAATCAATTTGATGCGCCATCAGGATTAAAAAAATCGCTAAAGGGCTATCATGCTTGGCATAGTATCGATATGAAAAACTGGGTACATTATGGACCTATATCAGACATGTCTTCACGTTGGGTAACTTCTGCAGAATATATTGATGGAAAATTTTATTTTTATTACGATTTTCCTAACGATCAAGATCCGCATTTACTTATTGATGAAAACTTAACTGATGGTCTTGTTGGGAAAAAGATGGGCATGGCTTTTAAAGATCCCTCAGATGGTTCTGATTGTGCAGTCATTAGAGATTTAGATGGTAATTTTCATATTATAGCTGAAGATTGGTCGCCTATTGATGCTTCTACGCATGCTTGGGATTCGCCCTTAGCAACGCATGCGGTTAGTAAAGATGGTTTTAATGATTTTAAAATTTTAAATCCTCCTGTAGATGAACGCACCAAACCAACTGGTAAATTTGCGGAATATGCACATCCACATTGGTTTAAGGAAGATCCTGATAACTATCCTGGAAAAGCGTCACCTGTTGATATACCTAGACAAAGAATCAAAAAAGGAGACGTCGTTTCTTTTGGTAAATACGAAATCCATGAGCCAGAACAAAATTCTTTTGGAGATTGGGCTTCTATTTCTATTGGTGGTCAATATTATTTATTTGCTGATTATGATCCAGCAGGTAAGACAGGTGGTAAACACATGAGTGTTGCTTGGTTTACGTCTGATGATATTAATAAACAATTTGAATTTTGTGGAAATATAGGTCAAGGACATCCAGATCCAGATATCATGTTTGCAGAAGGTAAATATTACTTGCTTACGCAAACCAGAAATGATTATGTAAGTACTGGTCCTTGGGTGGAAACTGTAGAAGTAAGAATGGGTGTAGATACCACTAATGATGGATTGGTTAATGAGTGGAGTGATTGGCAAGTTGTAAAAGAACAATATGATTATATCAAAGGTTTTTCTAAGCAGGTTGAAAAAACACCAGCACAGTTGAATTTTTCTGACTTACCTAAAGGATATGGTTTTCAATTTGAGGTTAAAATGATGGATACTACAGAAAATGAATCAAAACCAATTTTAGATAAGGTAGTTGTGTCGTTTAAGAAATAA